The Pedobacter mucosus genome window below encodes:
- the treY gene encoding malto-oligosyltrehalose synthase, with product MYTPSTTYRIQFHKDFTFKSLIKIIPYLHKLGIDTIYASPIFEAIPGSTHGYDCVNPLKINSEIGTEEELFEISKTLKNLGISWLQDIVPNHMAFHPDNKWLMDVLEKGEKSDFATFFDINFSIDKRLMVPFLGENLDVAINNGTVKIVKVEERYFLNSSGSNWPINLDASSVILEKGMDTINENPLELQAIANLQFYQLCNWQETNFKINYRRFFTVNNLICLNIQNENNFNIYHKYIFELIEKGVFQGLRIDHIDGLYDPKQYLDRLRMAVGDEIYIVVEKILEKDELLPSDWNAQGTTGYDFLAMMNNLFTNVDAEKPFNNLYRDVLGKKLDTKTLIIEKKKIILHEHMQGELDNLFSLLISLNLVDESDLILIGEDKLKLSIGEMLIQMPVYRFYNYNFPLNIEQAKQVEQLFEPLESDQGVSEASGLLKSILLQKSATKSDQYRENVKQFFQRCMQFTGPLMAKGVEDTVMFTYNRFIGHSEVGDEPDAFGLSTNQFHEKMLHRQSHSPLSINASSTHDTKKGEDVRARLNVLTDLPLAWTQLISDLQASTAALQTKYPEFKWVHKNDIYLIYQTILGALPMPEQDEDDFTNRIALYIEKALREAKKRSGWAEPDEDYEQKVKEFSNMLLNQNLRGAKSITDFLAQIADFGIINSLSQLLLKFTCPGIPDIYQGTEVWDLSLVDPDNRRPVDYQKLESFEDTLNETSTLKTLWNDRYAGKIKLWLTQLLIKTRKESHKVFEGGEYIQLTVKGKYRQNIFAFARVLNKEWFVVAIPLGTADLCKQLSVEVNKINWDDTQIILPDGAPSAWNDVLNHKGGTKDIINNGILINQIFDEIPLGLIKITAKNSNRAAGILMHITSLPSAFGIGDLGKEAFKFIDFLANAKQKHWQILPLNPTKKENGHSPYSSNSAVAGNILLISPESLVADGLLDFNDVKHYELANKLHIDFEATEKNKFQLLKKAFKKFSEIENLHDEYQFFVSEESDWLDDFSVYSAIKIDQGELEWYNWPEKLKIKEEDVIKEFIESHQAEINEIKFQQFIFTRQWCQLKEYANVKNVKIIGDLPFYLDRDSAEIWSQPELFLLDKDLKPEMVAGVPPDYFNDKGQLWGMPIFNWKKMKDDHYSWWLKRLENNIKLYDLVRLDHFRAFSAYWEIPAKDEDAVNGNWKPGPSVDFFEIMQNKFNSLPFIAEDLGEITEDVEILRDRFKLPGMKVLQFAFGEDLISSPHIPHNFDSVNSLVYTGTHDNNTLKGWFKNELDDAGKKRLGVYFGVDVTEINVNELLNRLSYSSIAKIAILPIQDVLGLDQESRMNLPGTISGNWLWRLGLEDCNVAVSSHLAQETEMYGRSN from the coding sequence ATGTATACACCGAGTACTACTTACCGAATTCAATTTCATAAAGATTTCACTTTTAAATCATTAATAAAAATTATTCCATACTTGCATAAGTTAGGAATTGACACGATTTATGCATCACCAATTTTTGAGGCAATCCCAGGGAGTACACATGGTTACGATTGTGTTAACCCGTTAAAAATTAATTCAGAAATTGGAACCGAAGAAGAGCTTTTTGAAATTTCTAAAACGCTCAAAAATTTAGGGATCAGCTGGTTACAGGATATTGTTCCAAATCATATGGCTTTTCATCCAGATAATAAATGGTTGATGGATGTATTAGAAAAAGGTGAAAAATCTGATTTTGCCACGTTTTTTGATATTAACTTTTCGATTGACAAGCGGCTAATGGTTCCTTTTTTAGGTGAAAACTTAGATGTCGCCATTAACAATGGCACGGTAAAAATCGTAAAAGTAGAGGAGAGATATTTTTTAAATTCTTCTGGTTCCAATTGGCCTATTAATTTGGATGCTTCTTCGGTAATTCTTGAAAAAGGAATGGATACAATTAACGAAAATCCGTTGGAATTGCAAGCCATAGCAAACCTTCAGTTTTATCAGTTATGCAACTGGCAGGAAACAAATTTCAAAATTAATTATCGTAGATTTTTTACTGTAAACAACTTAATCTGCTTAAATATTCAAAATGAAAATAATTTTAATATCTACCATAAATATATTTTTGAATTAATAGAAAAGGGTGTTTTTCAAGGTTTAAGAATTGATCATATTGATGGTTTATACGATCCTAAGCAATATTTAGATCGCTTAAGGATGGCTGTTGGCGATGAAATTTATATTGTAGTTGAGAAAATTTTAGAGAAAGATGAATTATTGCCATCTGATTGGAATGCTCAAGGTACAACTGGATATGATTTTTTGGCAATGATGAATAATCTTTTTACTAATGTAGATGCTGAAAAACCTTTTAATAACTTGTATCGAGACGTTTTAGGAAAAAAACTTGATACCAAAACCTTGATCATCGAAAAGAAAAAAATTATTTTGCACGAACACATGCAGGGAGAATTAGACAATCTTTTCTCCTTACTTATTTCGTTGAATTTAGTTGATGAAAGTGATCTAATCCTAATAGGAGAAGACAAATTAAAATTATCAATCGGAGAAATGTTAATTCAAATGCCGGTATATCGGTTTTATAATTACAATTTTCCTTTAAATATCGAGCAAGCAAAACAAGTTGAACAGTTATTCGAACCCTTAGAATCGGATCAAGGTGTTAGTGAAGCATCAGGTTTATTGAAAAGTATTTTATTGCAAAAATCTGCTACTAAAAGTGATCAATACAGAGAAAATGTTAAACAATTTTTTCAACGATGTATGCAATTTACCGGTCCGCTAATGGCCAAGGGCGTGGAGGATACGGTGATGTTTACTTATAACCGATTTATAGGGCATAGTGAGGTTGGCGATGAGCCTGACGCATTTGGGCTTTCTACCAATCAATTCCATGAAAAAATGCTTCATAGGCAATCGCATTCACCTTTGTCAATAAATGCAAGTTCTACACACGATACTAAAAAGGGTGAAGATGTAAGGGCAAGATTAAACGTATTAACAGATCTACCTTTAGCATGGACTCAATTAATTTCTGACTTGCAAGCCTCAACAGCTGCATTGCAAACCAAATATCCAGAATTTAAATGGGTTCATAAAAACGATATCTATCTGATCTATCAAACGATTTTAGGCGCTTTACCAATGCCTGAACAGGATGAAGATGATTTTACAAACCGCATAGCACTTTACATAGAAAAGGCATTACGAGAAGCCAAAAAGCGATCGGGATGGGCTGAGCCTGATGAAGATTATGAACAAAAAGTGAAAGAATTTTCAAATATGCTGCTCAATCAGAATCTGCGTGGGGCAAAAAGTATCACAGATTTTCTGGCGCAAATAGCAGATTTTGGTATCATAAACAGCTTATCTCAATTGCTTCTAAAATTTACTTGTCCAGGTATCCCTGATATTTATCAAGGTACTGAAGTGTGGGATTTAAGTTTGGTTGATCCAGATAACAGAAGACCAGTTGATTATCAAAAACTTGAATCTTTTGAGGATACTCTAAACGAAACATCAACACTTAAAACACTTTGGAATGATCGATATGCTGGTAAAATTAAATTGTGGCTAACGCAATTACTGATAAAAACGAGAAAGGAAAGTCACAAAGTTTTTGAAGGTGGCGAATACATTCAACTTACCGTTAAAGGGAAATATCGTCAGAATATTTTTGCGTTTGCAAGGGTCTTAAATAAAGAATGGTTTGTAGTCGCTATACCGCTTGGTACGGCAGATTTATGTAAACAATTAAGTGTTGAAGTAAACAAAATTAATTGGGATGATACGCAAATTATTCTTCCTGATGGTGCGCCTTCAGCATGGAACGATGTTTTAAATCATAAAGGTGGAACTAAAGACATAATTAATAATGGTATCCTTATTAATCAAATATTTGATGAAATTCCTTTAGGATTAATTAAGATAACTGCTAAAAATTCAAATCGTGCTGCAGGTATTTTAATGCACATTACCTCTTTACCTTCTGCTTTTGGAATTGGAGATTTAGGCAAAGAAGCGTTTAAGTTTATTGATTTTTTAGCTAATGCTAAACAGAAACATTGGCAAATTTTACCTTTAAATCCTACAAAAAAAGAAAACGGACATTCGCCTTATTCTAGTAATTCGGCAGTTGCAGGAAATATTTTATTAATTAGCCCAGAAAGTTTAGTGGCAGATGGCTTGCTAGATTTCAATGATGTTAAACACTATGAACTTGCTAATAAGTTACATATTGATTTTGAAGCCACTGAGAAAAACAAGTTTCAATTATTGAAAAAGGCATTCAAAAAATTTAGTGAAATCGAAAATCTTCATGATGAATACCAGTTTTTTGTAAGTGAGGAATCGGATTGGTTAGATGACTTTTCAGTTTATTCTGCCATTAAAATAGATCAGGGTGAATTGGAATGGTATAATTGGCCAGAAAAGTTAAAAATTAAAGAAGAAGATGTAATTAAAGAATTTATAGAAAGTCATCAAGCTGAGATAAATGAAATTAAGTTTCAACAATTCATTTTCACACGGCAATGGTGCCAGTTAAAAGAATATGCAAACGTTAAAAATGTGAAAATCATCGGCGATTTACCATTTTATCTGGATCGTGATTCTGCTGAAATATGGTCGCAACCCGAACTTTTTTTACTTGATAAAGATTTAAAACCAGAAATGGTTGCCGGGGTTCCGCCAGATTATTTTAATGATAAAGGTCAGCTTTGGGGAATGCCAATTTTTAATTGGAAAAAGATGAAAGATGATCACTATAGTTGGTGGCTGAAGCGGTTGGAAAATAATATTAAATTGTATGATTTAGTCAGACTTGATCATTTCCGAGCGTTCTCAGCTTATTGGGAGATCCCAGCAAAAGATGAAGATGCTGTAAATGGTAATTGGAAACCTGGTCCGAGTGTAGATTTTTTTGAGATTATGCAAAACAAATTTAATAGTTTACCATTCATCGCTGAAGATTTAGGCGAGATAACTGAAGATGTAGAAATACTCCGAGACCGATTTAAGTTGCCTGGAATGAAGGTTTTACAATTTGCTTTTGGTGAAGATCTTATTTCATCTCCTCACATTCCACATAATTTTGATTCAGTAAATAGTTTAGTTTATACAGGAACACACGATAACAATACGTTAAAAGGCTGGTTTAAAAATGAGCTTGATGATGCAGGGAAGAAAAGATTAGGCGTTTACTTTGGCGTTGACGTAACTGAAATAAATGTAAACGAATTATTAAATAGATTATCTTATTCATCCATAGCGAAGATCGCCATTTTACCTATTCAGGATGTTTTGGGTTTGGATCAAGAATCCAGAATGAACTTACCAGGTACCATTTCGGGAAACTGGTTGTGGAGATTGGGGTTAGAAGATTGCAATGTTGCCGTTTCAAGTCATCTGGCACAAGAAACAGAAATGTACGGAAGAAGTAATTAA
- the treZ gene encoding malto-oligosyltrehalose trehalohydrolase: MQINLLEKKIGLNFSETGLAIIWFWAPYAQSVSIIIKKTNQRIAMASQPNGYWFVETNQIKKADQYSFELTSVNSENEIDLFIMADPASISQPNGVHASSEAVDLKEFKWTDDGWQAIKLKDLIIYELHVGTFSSLGTFKSVEEKLDYLISLGINSIEIMPVAQFPGERNWGYDGVFPFAVQNSYGGPIALQHLVNTCHDKGLSVILDVVYNHMGPEGNYFNDFGPYFTDKYKTPWGKAINFDDADSDAVRHYFIENVLMWFRDFHIDALRMDAVHAIFDLGAVHILAEIKEYVNQLSKLTGKEYQLIAELDLNDNKFINPVEKGGYNLNAQWVDEFHHALRVASGQEKTGYYADFNGVEHLCKSYQDAYVYDGQYSPHRKKTFGKKAEGNKGEQFVVFSQNHDQIGNRMLGERTSKLLSFAMLKVLAGAVFVSPFIPLIFMGEEYGEDNPFQFFTSHSDPDLIEAVKKGRKAEFAAFHSIDQPPDPQDEATYLNSKLNWSLIKSGHHLVLLNYYKALIAIRKTNSALSNLVRENVSAKAFTDQNCLILHRWFENQQIICLLNFSHHDQTLQTDATTEWINIFNSSSTEWNGVNTKIPSIDLEGKINISPESILIFSN, from the coding sequence ATGCAAATAAACTTACTCGAAAAAAAAATAGGCTTAAATTTTTCTGAAACAGGATTAGCGATTATATGGTTTTGGGCGCCATATGCTCAAAGTGTTTCAATTATAATCAAGAAAACGAACCAAAGAATAGCAATGGCTAGCCAACCAAATGGATACTGGTTCGTAGAGACAAATCAAATTAAAAAGGCAGATCAATATTCATTTGAATTAACTAGCGTAAATAGTGAAAATGAAATTGATTTATTTATAATGGCTGATCCAGCTTCGATATCGCAACCTAATGGTGTACATGCTTCTTCAGAAGCTGTTGATTTGAAAGAATTTAAATGGACTGATGATGGCTGGCAAGCAATAAAATTAAAAGATTTAATTATTTACGAACTTCATGTTGGGACGTTTAGCTCACTTGGCACTTTTAAATCAGTTGAAGAAAAGTTAGACTATTTAATTTCGCTTGGTATAAATTCAATTGAAATAATGCCGGTTGCGCAATTTCCTGGAGAGAGAAATTGGGGTTATGATGGAGTTTTTCCATTTGCTGTTCAAAATTCTTACGGCGGACCAATCGCTTTGCAACACCTCGTAAATACCTGTCACGATAAAGGATTATCTGTTATTTTGGATGTTGTATATAATCACATGGGTCCGGAAGGTAATTACTTTAACGATTTTGGTCCGTATTTTACCGATAAATACAAAACGCCTTGGGGTAAAGCAATCAATTTTGATGATGCGGATAGTGATGCTGTACGTCATTATTTTATTGAAAATGTCTTAATGTGGTTCCGTGATTTCCATATCGATGCTTTACGAATGGACGCTGTCCATGCCATATTTGATCTTGGAGCAGTTCATATTCTTGCAGAAATTAAAGAATATGTGAATCAACTTTCTAAACTTACTGGTAAAGAATATCAGCTTATTGCAGAGTTGGATTTAAATGATAACAAATTTATAAATCCAGTTGAAAAAGGAGGCTATAACTTAAATGCACAATGGGTAGATGAGTTTCATCATGCTTTACGTGTTGCATCCGGACAAGAAAAAACCGGGTATTATGCTGATTTCAATGGTGTTGAACATTTATGCAAATCATATCAAGATGCTTATGTTTACGATGGCCAGTATTCTCCTCATCGAAAAAAGACTTTCGGAAAGAAAGCCGAAGGAAATAAGGGAGAACAATTTGTTGTTTTCTCTCAAAATCATGATCAAATAGGCAATAGAATGCTCGGCGAACGGACCAGCAAACTATTAAGTTTTGCCATGCTAAAAGTTTTGGCTGGCGCTGTTTTCGTTAGTCCTTTTATACCCTTGATTTTTATGGGGGAAGAATATGGAGAAGATAATCCATTTCAATTTTTTACCAGCCATTCAGATCCTGATTTAATAGAAGCTGTAAAAAAAGGAAGAAAAGCTGAATTTGCAGCTTTCCACAGTATAGATCAACCACCCGATCCGCAAGATGAAGCAACGTATTTAAATAGTAAACTAAACTGGAGTTTGATCAAATCTGGTCATCACCTGGTTTTACTAAATTATTATAAAGCTTTGATTGCTATAAGAAAAACTAATTCCGCTCTTTCTAATTTAGTTCGTGAAAATGTAAGTGCAAAAGCTTTTACAGATCAAAATTGTTTGATTTTGCATCGTTGGTTTGAAAATCAACAAATCATATGTTTACTAAATTTTTCACACCATGATCAAACATTACAAACTGACGCTACTACAGAATGGATAAACATATTTAACTCATCATCCACTGAATGGAATGGAGTAAATACAAAAATACCATCAATAGATCTAGAAGGAAAAATTAACATATCTCCTGAATCCATACTTATTTTTTCAAACTAA
- a CDS encoding RNA polymerase sigma factor, which produces MTQIEFNNMVNSHSISLRMHALNFTKDVEDANDLVQDTMLKAIRFYQNFQEGTNFKGWLFVIMKNTFINNYRKIAKSKTLITQDDEISSVNLLYSAERNGSVSKMIVDDIQKALNHLPEAYSVPFIKYFEGFKYHEIAVELAIPLGTVKTRIHVAREMLKKYLKTYAKIDQ; this is translated from the coding sequence ATGACTCAAATTGAATTTAACAACATGGTGAACAGCCATTCGATATCCCTAAGAATGCACGCTTTAAATTTTACTAAAGATGTAGAAGACGCGAATGACTTGGTGCAAGACACGATGCTTAAAGCCATTCGTTTTTACCAAAACTTTCAGGAAGGCACAAATTTTAAGGGCTGGCTTTTTGTAATTATGAAAAATACTTTCATAAATAACTACCGTAAAATTGCAAAATCTAAAACATTAATTACTCAAGACGACGAAATTTCTTCTGTCAATTTATTATATAGTGCAGAAAGAAATGGAAGCGTGAGTAAAATGATTGTGGATGATATTCAGAAAGCATTAAATCACTTGCCTGAAGCATATAGCGTGCCATTCATTAAGTATTTTGAAGGATTTAAATACCATGAAATAGCTGTAGAATTAGCAATACCACTTGGCACTGTTAAAACAAGAATCCATGTGGCTCGCGAAATGCTAAAGAAATATTTAAAAACCTATGCTAAAATAGATCAATAG
- a CDS encoding OmpA/MotB family protein yields the protein MKFYKSIPIMLLSIVAVSGCVSNKKYTELQTTYSKLRERNQELSNKYQDSQRELSGSASRVKSLEEQITSEKANVTALQDALNKCLSSSSQGNVNISKLVDEINSSNKYIKQLVNAKNKSDSLNMVLTNNLTRSLSREELGDVDVQVLKGVVYISLADNMLYKSGSYEVSDKAGETLNKIAKIIKDYDTYDVLIEGNTDNVPISSPNIRNNWDLSSLRASSVVQVLQNKYAVDPKRLTAGGRGEFNPIADNSTPAGKAKNRRTQIIITPKLDQFMDLIGKAPEQSQK from the coding sequence ATGAAATTTTATAAATCAATTCCGATAATGCTCCTATCAATAGTTGCTGTTTCTGGTTGCGTTAGTAATAAGAAATATACAGAACTACAAACTACATACTCCAAACTGAGGGAAAGGAATCAGGAATTAAGCAATAAATACCAAGATAGCCAAAGAGAATTATCTGGTTCTGCAAGCAGAGTAAAGAGTTTAGAAGAACAAATAACCTCCGAAAAAGCAAATGTAACGGCGCTTCAAGATGCGTTGAATAAATGCTTAAGCTCAAGCAGTCAGGGTAATGTGAATATTTCTAAGCTTGTTGATGAGATTAATAGTTCGAATAAATACATTAAACAGTTGGTTAATGCAAAGAATAAAAGCGATTCTTTAAATATGGTATTAACAAATAATTTAACCAGATCTTTAAGTAGAGAAGAACTTGGAGATGTTGATGTACAAGTATTGAAAGGTGTTGTTTACATCTCGTTAGCAGATAATATGTTGTATAAATCTGGTAGTTATGAGGTTTCTGACAAGGCAGGAGAGACGCTAAACAAAATCGCAAAAATTATTAAAGATTATGATACTTATGACGTATTGATTGAAGGTAATACAGATAACGTTCCAATTTCATCTCCTAATATTCGCAACAATTGGGACTTAAGTTCTTTACGGGCTTCTTCAGTTGTGCAAGTTTTACAAAATAAATATGCTGTTGACCCTAAACGCTTAACAGCTGGTGGTCGTGGGGAATTTAATCCTATTGCAGATAACAGTACTCCCGCTGGTAAGGCGAAAAATAGACGTACACAAATTATCATTACGCCGAAATTAGATCAGTTTATGGATTTAATAGGAAAGGCTCCAGAGCAATCTCAAAAATAA
- a CDS encoding RNA recognition motif domain-containing protein has protein sequence MVKLFIGGLSENIQEMDLAIFVSLHGRVETIKVVRDRATKKCKGYAFLEIFTLDDAKNIISTLNGETFKGNTITVKLSEEEPAKKPIINNSSRPVVGKRPRLSR, from the coding sequence ATGGTAAAACTATTTATTGGAGGACTTTCAGAAAATATTCAGGAGATGGATTTAGCTATTTTCGTTAGTCTTCATGGTCGTGTGGAAACAATTAAGGTAGTTCGGGATCGGGCTACAAAGAAATGTAAAGGTTATGCTTTTTTAGAGATTTTTACTTTAGATGATGCAAAGAATATTATTTCAACTTTAAATGGCGAAACTTTTAAGGGAAATACCATAACCGTAAAACTTAGTGAAGAAGAACCAGCCAAAAAACCAATAATAAATAATTCAAGTAGACCAGTAGTAGGTAAAAGACCTAGATTATCTCGTTAA
- a CDS encoding Gfo/Idh/MocA family protein — protein MLKNLNMDVKICKKRSNLAYKFIALFLFTVAFVSVQAQTKLNVAIAGLNHDHIYLIMNSYQKGEVNIVGIAEGNPILIERFKKRFKLADSLFFSNLDVLLQHKKPDAVLAYNAVSDHLAVVEAAAPFGISVMVEKPLAMTVKQAERMVQLAKQYKINVLTNYETTWYPSNQEIYQNVKKQNLIGEIRKMIVHDGHEGPKEIGVSNEFLKWLTDPKKNGAGALVDFGCYGANLMTWLMDGKPPISVSAITHQIKPNIYPNVDDDATILLEYPNAIGIIEASWNWPFSIKDMEVFGKTGYIQAINERNIRIRENAKSDYKIYTAKDLQATAASSLGYLSAILNKNLDGKNDLSSLENNVLVVKILEAAKQSAKTGKKIMLN, from the coding sequence ATGTTAAAGAATTTAAATATGGATGTTAAAATCTGCAAAAAGCGAAGCAACCTCGCTTATAAATTTATTGCGTTATTCCTTTTTACTGTTGCTTTTGTTTCTGTCCAAGCACAAACAAAACTTAATGTAGCTATTGCAGGATTAAATCATGATCACATTTATCTGATTATGAATAGTTATCAAAAAGGTGAAGTAAATATTGTTGGTATAGCCGAAGGCAATCCTATTTTGATTGAAAGATTTAAAAAACGCTTTAAATTGGCTGATAGTCTATTTTTTTCAAATCTAGATGTGCTATTGCAACATAAAAAACCCGATGCAGTTTTAGCGTATAATGCGGTAAGTGATCACCTTGCGGTAGTGGAAGCCGCTGCGCCATTTGGTATTTCAGTTATGGTAGAAAAACCTTTGGCCATGACGGTTAAACAGGCTGAAAGAATGGTTCAGTTAGCTAAACAATATAAAATTAATGTATTAACCAATTATGAAACTACTTGGTATCCAAGCAATCAAGAAATTTACCAAAATGTTAAAAAGCAGAACTTAATTGGTGAAATTAGAAAAATGATTGTTCATGATGGACATGAAGGTCCGAAAGAAATCGGTGTAAGTAATGAATTTTTAAAATGGTTAACAGATCCTAAAAAAAATGGCGCTGGGGCGCTGGTAGATTTTGGTTGTTATGGCGCAAATTTAATGACGTGGCTAATGGATGGAAAACCACCAATTTCAGTTTCAGCAATTACCCATCAAATAAAGCCAAATATTTATCCAAATGTTGATGACGATGCGACGATTTTATTAGAATATCCTAATGCCATAGGTATAATCGAAGCCTCATGGAATTGGCCATTTAGCATAAAAGACATGGAAGTGTTTGGCAAAACAGGTTACATTCAAGCAATAAATGAACGTAATATAAGAATTAGGGAGAATGCTAAATCTGACTATAAAATTTATACAGCAAAAGACTTGCAAGCAACGGCAGCATCAAGTTTAGGTTATCTATCTGCTATTTTAAACAAAAATTTAGATGGTAAAAATGACTTATCTTCTTTAGAAAACAATGTATTAGTTGTAAAGATTTTGGAAGCGGCCAAACAATCTGCAAAAACTGGCAAGAAAATTATGCTGAATTAA